The following are encoded in a window of Oncorhynchus keta strain PuntledgeMale-10-30-2019 chromosome 10, Oket_V2, whole genome shotgun sequence genomic DNA:
- the LOC118388605 gene encoding cadherin-related family member 4-like, whose translation MLSVVVRDKQGANCTGTVRIKVLKVYNPPLDLLLVSQNVSIFENQGPEDIVATVRDNLTLPDALYTFVKDYPHFKIGREDGVIRTAYNLDLEAERALAQSVLLVRAYSVAMERSATATVTVNVLDVNEFPPFCSPSVFV comes from the exons ATGCTGTCTGTGGTTGTGAGAGACAAACAAGGGGCTAACTGTACTGGGACAGTCAGGATCAAGGTGCTGAAAGTCTACAACCCTCCTCTGGATCTGCT TCTTGTTTCCCAGAATGTGTCCATCTTTGAGAACCAAGGACCCGAGGATATTGTAGCTACTGTCAGAGATAACCTCACCCTCCCTGATGCACTCTACACTTTTGTGAAAGATTATCCCCATTTCAAGATTGGTAGAG AGGACGGTGTCATCAGAACAGCCTATAACCTGGACCTGGAGGCAGAGCGGGCCCTGGCCCAAAGTGTTCTATTGGTCAGAGCCTACAGCGTGGCAATGGAACGCTCCGCTACCGCCACTGTCACGGTCAACGTTTTGGATGTCAATGAGTTCCCACCCTTCTGCTCCCCCTCAGTGTTTGTGTAA